In the Kitasatospora terrestris genome, one interval contains:
- a CDS encoding M20 family metallopeptidase has protein sequence MSLLTDAHALAPVLTELRHALHREPELGLDLPLTQAKVLAALDGLGLEITTGRALSSVTAVLRGGRPGPAVLLRGDMDALPVQEDTGLPYASALDGRMHACGHDLHTAGLVGAAHLLAARRAELAGDVVLMFQPGEEGQGGARIMIEEGVLDAAGERVVAAYALHVVARDAPTGFAATRPGPMLAASDTVHVTLRGAGGHGSSPHSATDPVPALCATVTALQTLVTREVDIFDPAVVTVGRIEAGTAPNVIPDTARLSATVRTFSDASRAAVRTSFERTVHGTAAAHGVTAGIEYVHQYPPTVNHPGEAAFALDTGREVLGADRVLPLPTPMAGSEDFSFVLREVPGAYLGLGACPPGTDPATAPMNHSAQALYDDAALPYAAALLAGLALRRLTPAATGQE, from the coding sequence ATGTCCCTGCTGACCGACGCCCACGCCCTCGCCCCCGTCCTCACCGAGCTGCGGCACGCCCTGCACCGCGAACCCGAACTCGGCCTCGACCTCCCGCTCACCCAGGCCAAGGTGCTCGCCGCCCTCGACGGGCTCGGCCTGGAGATCACCACCGGCCGGGCGCTCAGCTCGGTCACCGCCGTGCTGCGCGGCGGACGGCCCGGCCCGGCCGTCCTGCTGCGCGGCGACATGGACGCGCTGCCCGTCCAGGAGGACACCGGTCTCCCGTACGCCTCGGCGCTGGACGGACGGATGCACGCCTGCGGCCACGACCTGCACACCGCCGGCCTGGTCGGCGCCGCGCACCTGCTGGCGGCCCGCCGGGCGGAGCTCGCCGGCGACGTGGTGCTGATGTTCCAGCCCGGCGAGGAGGGCCAGGGCGGCGCCCGGATCATGATCGAAGAGGGGGTGCTGGACGCGGCCGGCGAGCGGGTGGTCGCCGCGTACGCCCTGCACGTCGTCGCCCGGGACGCGCCGACCGGCTTCGCCGCGACCCGGCCCGGGCCGATGCTCGCCGCCTCCGACACCGTCCACGTCACCCTGCGCGGCGCCGGCGGCCACGGCTCCTCCCCGCACTCCGCCACCGACCCGGTACCCGCGCTGTGCGCCACCGTCACCGCGCTGCAGACCCTGGTCACCCGCGAGGTCGACATCTTCGACCCGGCCGTGGTCACCGTCGGCCGGATCGAGGCCGGCACCGCACCCAACGTCATCCCCGACACCGCGCGCCTGTCCGCCACCGTGCGGACCTTCTCCGACGCCTCGCGCGCCGCCGTCCGGACCTCCTTCGAGCGGACCGTGCACGGCACCGCCGCCGCGCACGGCGTCACCGCCGGGATCGAGTACGTCCACCAGTACCCGCCGACCGTCAACCACCCCGGCGAGGCCGCGTTCGCCCTCGACACCGGCCGCGAGGTGCTCGGCGCCGACCGGGTCCTCCCGCTGCCCACGCCGATGGCCGGCTCCGAGGACTTCTCCTTCGTCCTGCGCGAGGTGCCCGGCGCCTACCTCGGACTCGGCGCCTGCCCGCCCGGCACCGACCCCGCCACCGCGCCGATGAACCACTCCGCCCAGGCCCTCTACGACGACGCCGCGCTCCCGTACGCGGCCGCCCTGCTCGCCGGACTCGCCCTGCGCCGCCTGACCCCCGCCGCCACCGGACAGGAGTGA
- a CDS encoding Lrp/AsnC family transcriptional regulator produces MAYRVPETAGEALDELDHQLVTALQTAPRARWERIGAAIGVDATTAARRWRRLTDAGHAWLSCHPAGIGPTPPLVAVVEVDCVAGALHEVAAAIVDDPHLITVDHVTGSRDLVLTAVFPDQAALARYLGLRLGALPGVAATRSQVASAVHAVGSRWRLDRLAPGGRDVLDETAPGGGSGIGRGLSSADPLDLRLFSLLAEDCRMPAADLAERAGASPSTVRRRLERYQREEALVYRCEVARSLSGWPVSVTLWGVAPPDAAARITAQLPTQRETRLCATLSGPHNLLLTVWLRSVQDIPAFEARLYARFPELTVTDRAVTLWPLKLAGQVLDPRGRRIRGVPVDFWHDPAAERAEADLVRRLSVPRRPVP; encoded by the coding sequence ATGGCCTACCGGGTGCCGGAAACCGCCGGCGAGGCTCTCGACGAGCTGGACCACCAGCTGGTCACCGCGCTGCAGACCGCGCCGCGCGCCCGCTGGGAGCGGATCGGCGCGGCGATCGGCGTGGACGCCACCACGGCCGCCCGGCGCTGGCGCCGCCTGACCGACGCCGGGCACGCCTGGCTGAGCTGCCACCCGGCCGGCATCGGGCCGACGCCGCCGCTGGTCGCGGTCGTCGAGGTGGACTGCGTGGCGGGCGCACTGCACGAGGTGGCCGCCGCGATCGTGGACGATCCGCACCTGATCACCGTCGACCACGTCACCGGCTCCCGGGACCTGGTGCTCACCGCGGTCTTCCCCGACCAGGCGGCGCTCGCCCGGTACCTCGGTCTGCGGCTGGGGGCGCTGCCCGGCGTGGCCGCGACCCGCTCCCAGGTCGCCTCCGCCGTGCACGCGGTCGGCAGCCGCTGGCGCCTGGACCGGCTCGCCCCCGGCGGCCGGGACGTCCTCGACGAGACCGCGCCGGGCGGCGGTTCGGGGATCGGCCGGGGCCTGTCCTCCGCCGACCCGCTCGACCTGCGGCTGTTCTCGCTGCTCGCCGAGGACTGCCGGATGCCCGCCGCGGACCTCGCCGAGCGGGCCGGTGCCAGCCCCAGCACGGTGCGCCGCCGGCTGGAGCGCTACCAGCGCGAGGAGGCGCTGGTGTACCGGTGCGAGGTGGCCCGCTCGCTGTCCGGCTGGCCGGTCTCGGTGACCCTGTGGGGCGTCGCGCCGCCGGACGCGGCCGCCCGGATCACCGCGCAGCTGCCGACCCAGCGCGAGACCCGGCTGTGCGCCACCCTCTCCGGGCCGCACAACCTGCTGCTGACCGTCTGGCTGCGCTCGGTGCAGGACATCCCCGCCTTCGAGGCCCGCCTGTACGCCCGCTTCCCCGAACTCACCGTCACCGACCGGGCGGTGACCCTGTGGCCGCTCAAGCTGGCCGGGCAGGTCCTCGACCCGCGCGGCCGCCGGATCCGCGGCGTGCCGGTCGACTTCTGGCACGACCCGGCGGCCGAACGCGCCGAGGCCGACCTGGTCCGCCGCCTCTCCGTCCCCCGCCGGCCTGTGCCCTAG
- a CDS encoding patatin-like phospholipase family protein, with amino-acid sequence MDGTALVLGGGGPVGGAWLTGVLAGLADGGVDPAAADTVIGTSAGAVFGSRLLAGETPRELYDRQLAGLDRVDLAVTAAQTVRYLWAALATRDPERSATRLGRAALDARTDPAHDLHATVRTLLRDAGAWPDRPLRIAAVDAESGQVEAFDAHSGLPLADAVAASCAVPLVWPPATALGRRWIDGGTRATANLQLAAGHRQVLAVAPVPTAVGPHPGAQQQAAELRAGGAFVTLVVPDGGARRAMGRDLTADARRPAAARAGHRQGAALAAALGRTWPTG; translated from the coding sequence ATGGACGGCACGGCACTGGTCCTGGGCGGCGGCGGACCGGTCGGCGGGGCGTGGCTCACCGGCGTCCTCGCCGGCCTCGCCGACGGCGGGGTCGACCCGGCCGCCGCCGACACCGTCATCGGCACCTCCGCCGGCGCGGTCTTCGGCTCCCGCCTGCTGGCCGGCGAGACACCGCGCGAGCTGTACGACCGTCAACTCGCCGGCCTCGACCGGGTCGACCTCGCCGTCACCGCGGCCCAGACCGTGCGCTACCTGTGGGCCGCGCTCGCCACCCGCGACCCCGAACGCTCCGCCACCCGCCTCGGCCGCGCCGCCCTCGACGCGCGCACCGACCCCGCCCACGACCTCCACGCCACCGTCCGCACCCTGCTGCGCGACGCCGGCGCCTGGCCGGACCGCCCCCTGCGGATCGCCGCCGTCGACGCGGAGAGCGGACAGGTCGAGGCCTTCGACGCGCACTCCGGCCTCCCGCTCGCCGACGCGGTCGCCGCCAGCTGCGCCGTCCCCCTGGTCTGGCCGCCCGCCACCGCCCTCGGCCGGCGCTGGATCGACGGCGGCACCCGCGCCACCGCCAACCTCCAACTCGCCGCCGGCCACCGCCAGGTGCTGGCCGTCGCCCCCGTCCCCACCGCCGTCGGACCGCACCCCGGCGCCCAGCAGCAGGCCGCCGAGCTGCGCGCCGGCGGCGCGTTCGTCACCCTGGTCGTCCCCGACGGCGGGGCCCGCCGCGCGATGGGCCGCGACCTCACCGCCGACGCCCGCCGCCCCGCCGCCGCCCGCGCCGGCCACCGCCAGGGCGCGGCCCTCGCCGCCGCCCTCGGCCGCACCTGGCCGACCGGCTGA
- a CDS encoding helix-turn-helix domain-containing protein: MAGVTRSGTDGTATPLRRDARRSRELLLDAARQVFADRGLDAPLDVIARRAGVGNATLYRHFPTRAALVDAVFGDLLAATEAAGEQARAAEDAWQGLTHYLHHVFATLAADRGTNDLMTTHLPDSAALQAVHEHNRQTVGLLLGRSRDQGSVRADLTTEDLLLALAALGRTVPALAGAVGPDAWRRPLALFLDGLRPSPAHPPLPAPALTPEQLAGVLHHLGPHRAR, translated from the coding sequence ATGGCCGGCGTCACCCGATCCGGTACCGACGGGACGGCCACGCCGCTGCGGCGCGACGCCCGGCGCAGCCGGGAGCTGCTGCTCGACGCGGCCCGGCAGGTCTTCGCCGACCGGGGCCTGGACGCGCCGCTCGACGTCATCGCCCGCCGCGCGGGCGTCGGCAACGCCACCCTGTACCGGCACTTCCCCACCCGGGCCGCCCTCGTCGACGCCGTCTTCGGCGACCTGCTCGCCGCCACCGAGGCCGCCGGCGAGCAGGCCCGGGCCGCCGAGGACGCCTGGCAGGGGCTCACCCACTACCTGCACCACGTGTTCGCGACGCTGGCCGCCGACCGCGGCACCAACGACCTGATGACCACGCACCTCCCGGACAGCGCCGCCCTTCAGGCCGTCCACGAGCACAACCGGCAGACCGTCGGCCTGCTCCTCGGCCGCAGCCGCGACCAGGGCAGCGTCCGCGCCGACCTCACCACCGAGGACCTGCTGCTCGCCCTCGCCGCCCTCGGCCGCACCGTCCCGGCCCTCGCCGGCGCCGTCGGGCCCGACGCCTGGCGCCGCCCGCTCGCCCTGTTCCTCGACGGCCTGCGCCCCTCCCCCGCACACCCACCGCTGCCCGCCCCGGCCCTCACCCCCGAGCAGCTCGCCGGCGTCCTCCACCACCTGGGCCCGCACCGCGCCCGCTGA
- a CDS encoding cold-shock protein: protein MPQQGTVKWFNAEKGFGFIAPDAGGPDVFVHFSAIQTSGYRGLEENQRVEFDVVAGPKGPQAEQVVPL, encoded by the coding sequence ATGCCGCAGCAGGGAACTGTGAAGTGGTTCAACGCGGAGAAGGGATTCGGCTTCATCGCCCCCGACGCCGGAGGCCCGGACGTGTTCGTCCACTTCAGCGCCATCCAGACCTCGGGCTACCGCGGCCTGGAGGAGAACCAGCGCGTCGAGTTCGACGTGGTCGCCGGACCCAAGGGCCCGCAGGCGGAGCAGGTCGTCCCGCTCTGA
- a CDS encoding NarK/NasA family nitrate transporter, whose protein sequence is MSPKASAVQERVSPTAYVDLVTATVGFTLTFWAWNLIAPLAGEFDKTLHMSSFAQSLLVAVPVLVGSLGRVPVGALTDRYGARLMFPLVSGLTIVPVLLLIPARDSYGALLAVGFLLGLGGTTFAIGVPLVNSWFPPHKRGLGVGVFGMGMGGVALSGYFTPRMWKQDPDLPFLVLAGALAVYVVIALLFIRDRPDRVVPTSPLTERLARAGRLRVTWELSALYAIGFGGIVAFGVYLPTYLKTWYHLSATDAGTKAAGFALVTVLFRPIGGWLSDRIHPAVVTAWALALTALFAVVQAFDPDLSPVGTTAFLLMAVGLGTTSGAVFALVAQVTPVTQVGSVTGIVGAIGGLGGFVPPLVMGAIYSAQGSYSIGFMLLSDLALAGCVYAAVRMRTVRPGEAV, encoded by the coding sequence GTGTCGCCGAAGGCGAGCGCGGTGCAGGAGCGGGTGTCGCCGACCGCGTACGTGGACCTGGTGACCGCCACGGTCGGGTTCACCCTCACCTTCTGGGCGTGGAACCTGATCGCGCCGCTCGCCGGCGAGTTCGACAAGACGCTGCACATGTCCTCGTTCGCGCAGTCCCTGCTGGTGGCGGTGCCGGTGCTGGTCGGTTCGCTCGGCCGGGTGCCGGTCGGCGCGCTGACCGACCGGTACGGGGCCCGGCTGATGTTCCCGCTGGTCTCGGGGCTGACCATCGTCCCGGTGCTGCTGCTGATCCCGGCCCGCGACTCGTACGGGGCGCTGCTCGCCGTCGGCTTCCTGCTGGGCCTGGGCGGCACGACCTTCGCGATCGGCGTGCCGCTGGTGAACTCGTGGTTCCCGCCGCACAAGCGCGGCCTGGGCGTCGGCGTGTTCGGCATGGGCATGGGCGGCGTGGCCCTGTCGGGGTACTTCACCCCGCGGATGTGGAAGCAGGACCCCGACCTGCCGTTCCTGGTCCTCGCCGGGGCGCTGGCGGTGTACGTGGTGATCGCCCTGCTGTTCATCCGCGACCGCCCGGACCGGGTGGTGCCGACCTCCCCGCTCACCGAGCGCCTCGCCCGGGCCGGGCGGCTGCGGGTGACGTGGGAGCTCTCGGCGCTGTACGCGATCGGCTTCGGCGGGATCGTGGCGTTCGGCGTCTACCTCCCGACGTACCTCAAGACCTGGTACCACCTGTCGGCGACCGACGCCGGCACCAAGGCGGCCGGCTTCGCGCTGGTGACCGTTCTCTTCCGGCCGATCGGCGGCTGGCTGTCCGACCGGATCCACCCGGCGGTGGTCACCGCCTGGGCCCTGGCGCTGACCGCGCTGTTCGCCGTCGTCCAGGCCTTCGACCCGGACCTCAGCCCGGTCGGCACCACCGCCTTCCTGCTGATGGCGGTCGGCCTCGGCACCACCAGCGGAGCGGTGTTCGCCCTGGTCGCCCAGGTCACCCCGGTCACCCAGGTGGGCAGCGTGACCGGCATCGTGGGCGCGATCGGCGGGCTCGGCGGCTTCGTGCCCCCGCTGGTGATGGGCGCGATCTACAGCGCGCAGGGCAGCTATTCGATCGGCTTCATGCTCCTCTCCGACCTGGCGCTGGCGGGCTGCGTCTACGCGGCGGTCCGGATGCGCACCGTCCGCCCCGGGGAAGCCGTCTGA
- a CDS encoding FAD-dependent oxidoreductase — protein MTTPTTVNGGVSHWHTALGATAPRPALDGPTEVDVAVVGGGYTGLWTAYYLKRAEPSLRIAVLEQRFCGYGASGRNGGWLYNGFAGRSAFARRYGKARAVALQRAMTASVDEVLRVCAAEGIDADQVKGGVLEVARTPAQLERLDAFVAAEHAYGETGVRRLTAAEAARRIAVDGALGASWTPHGARLQPVKLVRGLAAAAERLGVEVYERTAVTAVHPAAGTTPARAVTEHGTVSARYVLRCTEGFTAGLPGEKRSWLPMNSSMIVTAPLPASFWESAGWAGRETLGDFAHAYMYAQRTADDRIAIGGRGVPYRFGSRTDNDGSTAPRTVEQLAGILTRFFPAARGVAVEHAWSGVLGVPRDWCSTVALDRASGLGWAGGYVGSGVTTTNLAARTLRDLVLGEHTELTALPWVDHRVRKWEPEPLRWLGVHGLYAAYHFADARERAGRPRTSPVARLADLVSGRH, from the coding sequence GTGACCACGCCCACCACCGTCAACGGCGGTGTCTCCCACTGGCACACCGCCCTCGGCGCCACCGCGCCGCGCCCCGCGCTGGACGGCCCCACCGAGGTGGACGTCGCCGTCGTCGGCGGCGGCTACACCGGTCTGTGGACGGCGTACTACCTCAAGCGGGCCGAGCCCTCGCTGCGGATCGCCGTGCTGGAGCAGCGTTTCTGCGGCTACGGCGCCTCCGGCCGCAACGGCGGCTGGCTGTACAACGGCTTCGCCGGCCGCTCCGCCTTCGCCCGGCGGTACGGCAAGGCACGGGCGGTCGCGCTGCAGCGGGCGATGACCGCCTCGGTGGACGAGGTGCTGCGGGTCTGCGCCGCCGAGGGCATCGACGCCGACCAGGTCAAGGGCGGCGTCCTGGAGGTCGCCCGCACCCCCGCCCAGCTGGAGCGCCTGGACGCCTTCGTCGCGGCCGAGCACGCCTACGGCGAGACCGGGGTGCGGCGGCTCACCGCCGCCGAGGCCGCCCGGCGGATCGCCGTCGACGGCGCGCTCGGCGCGAGCTGGACGCCGCACGGCGCCCGGCTGCAGCCGGTCAAGCTGGTCCGCGGCCTCGCCGCCGCCGCCGAACGGCTCGGCGTCGAGGTGTACGAGCGGACCGCGGTCACCGCCGTCCACCCGGCCGCGGGCACGACCCCGGCGCGGGCCGTCACCGAGCACGGCACCGTCTCGGCGCGGTACGTCCTGCGCTGCACCGAGGGGTTCACCGCCGGCCTGCCCGGCGAGAAGCGCTCCTGGCTGCCGATGAACTCCTCGATGATCGTCACCGCCCCGCTGCCCGCCTCGTTCTGGGAGTCGGCCGGCTGGGCCGGCCGCGAGACGCTCGGCGACTTCGCGCACGCCTACATGTACGCGCAGCGCACCGCGGACGACCGGATCGCGATCGGCGGGCGCGGCGTGCCGTACCGCTTCGGCTCGCGCACCGACAACGACGGCTCGACCGCGCCGAGGACGGTCGAGCAGCTGGCCGGGATCCTCACCCGGTTCTTCCCCGCGGCGCGCGGCGTCGCGGTGGAGCACGCCTGGTCCGGCGTGCTCGGGGTGCCCCGGGACTGGTGCAGCACGGTGGCCCTGGACCGCGCCTCGGGTCTCGGCTGGGCGGGCGGCTACGTCGGCAGCGGCGTGACCACCACCAACCTCGCCGCCCGCACCCTGCGCGACCTGGTCCTCGGCGAGCACACCGAACTGACCGCCCTCCCCTGGGTCGACCACCGCGTCCGCAAGTGGGAGCCCGAGCCGCTGCGCTGGCTCGGCGTCCACGGCCTCTACGCCGCCTACCACTTCGCCGACGCCCGGGAACGCGCCGGCCGGCCCCGCACCTCCCCCGTCGCCCGCCTCGCCGACCTGGTCTCCGGCCGCCACTGA
- a CDS encoding VOC family protein, translating to MSFTQQHQHPAQPPAAGVQLNHTAVYASDRYLSAEFLAVVLGLEVGAPFGPFLPVDLGNGVTLDYYEKRDEPIQSQHYAFLVPEERFDAVIARLEALGVTYYADPAHAEPGRVNTLFGGRGAYFADPDGHNLEVMTRPYARP from the coding sequence ATGTCCTTCACCCAGCAGCACCAGCACCCCGCTCAGCCGCCGGCGGCCGGCGTGCAGTTGAACCACACCGCCGTGTACGCGAGCGACCGGTACCTGTCCGCCGAGTTCCTGGCCGTGGTCCTCGGCCTGGAGGTCGGCGCGCCGTTCGGGCCGTTCCTGCCCGTCGACCTCGGCAACGGCGTGACGCTCGACTACTACGAGAAGCGGGACGAGCCGATCCAGTCGCAGCACTACGCCTTCCTCGTTCCCGAGGAGCGGTTCGACGCCGTGATCGCCCGCCTGGAGGCGCTCGGGGTCACCTACTACGCCGACCCGGCCCATGCCGAACCCGGCCGGGTCAACACCCTGTTCGGTGGCCGCGGCGCGTACTTCGCCGACCCCGACGGCCACAACCTGGAGGTGATGACCCGGCCGTACGCGCGCCCGTAG
- a CDS encoding helix-turn-helix domain-containing protein has protein sequence MPRPSQKPALHAAALACFAERGYDATRTKHIAERAGMSEAALYRHYPSKEAIARALYAETVEAYVRTLREVADGPGGPLERLAGAVRAMLAAYRAQPHAFLFALHRTGSLMPGLPPGSEYPLHVIEELIAEGQHAGEVREGARNLLAAVFAGCVLQPVLVSDLAAPGALDLLGTDVHDLTIEQAALAAVRSETR, from the coding sequence TTGCCCAGGCCCAGCCAGAAGCCCGCCCTGCACGCCGCCGCGCTCGCCTGCTTCGCCGAGCGCGGGTACGACGCGACCCGCACCAAGCACATCGCCGAGCGCGCCGGAATGTCGGAGGCCGCGCTCTACCGGCACTACCCGTCCAAGGAGGCGATCGCCCGCGCCCTGTACGCCGAGACCGTCGAGGCGTACGTCCGCACGCTGCGCGAGGTGGCCGACGGCCCCGGCGGCCCGCTGGAGCGGCTGGCAGGGGCGGTCCGCGCGATGCTCGCCGCGTACCGGGCGCAGCCGCACGCCTTCCTCTTCGCGCTGCACCGCACAGGCTCGCTGATGCCGGGCCTGCCACCCGGCAGCGAGTACCCGCTGCACGTCATCGAGGAGCTGATCGCCGAGGGCCAGCACGCCGGCGAGGTGCGCGAGGGCGCCCGGAACCTGCTCGCGGCCGTCTTCGCGGGCTGCGTCCTGCAGCCGGTGCTGGTGTCCGACCTCGCCGCGCCCGGCGCCCTCGACCTGCTCGGCACCGACGTGCACGACCTGACCATCGAACAGGCGGCGCTGGCCGCCGTGAGGAGCGAGACCCGATGA